A segment of the Allosaccharopolyspora coralli genome:
ACCACGAGGTGTCCCGCGAGTGCGTCTCAGCCACATAGGACACGGCGAAGTTGTCCGTCAGTAACGCGATTTCCAGTGCGAGCATGGACAACGCGGCGCCCGCGACCATGCACCACACGGGCACCACCAGTTGATTCCGGCGCAGCGCACCCGGCTTGTATTGCGCACGGAATCCCGTCCACGCCAGGGCGAGGGAGGCGGCGACACCGAGGAAGGAACCGACCCACCCGGCAGCGGGAACGAGCGTGCTCACCTCTGCTCACCCCCACTCTGCGGGGGCGCGTAGTTCTCGTCGTGTTTGATCAGCATGGTGTCCGAGACGAATCGGGCGCCGCGCCAGCTGCCTTCCAGCACGACCCCGATGCCTGACTGGAACAACTGAGCGGGCGCACCGCGGTGGAGCACCGGAATCGACGGACTCTCCGGTGAGGTGCCGGTGGCCACGACGAACCGCAACCCGTCCGGCGCACGAACCACGCTGTTCGCACGGACGAACCCCCCGAGCTGGAACCGGCGCCCTTCGGTGAACTCCGCTTTCTTGGTCAGCGCCTCTTGCGGGGTCAGGTAGTAGACCAGGTTGCTGTTGAGGTTGCCGAACATCAGCAGACCCAACAGTACGAGGACAAGCCCGCCGAGCGCGATCACCAGCAGCCGGTATCTCTTCACTGCTGGTTCCCCTTCCCGCGCACAGCGTTCCACCGATGGCTGAGCACGAGGAGGTAGGTGGCGATCGAGCCGTAGGCGAGGCCGTAGCCCAGGGCGACCCACATCCATTCAGTCATTGCTGGGCTCCTTTCAGCCGGGGAGCGGACACGGCCGCTCCCGCCAACTCCCGCTCGCCGTCTCGCAGCTCGTGTTCCTGCTCGGCGGCGGCAAGCCGCATCCGGGCCCGCACCAGCAAGACGAACAACACCGTGAACGCCAGCAGGTTGAGCAGCAGTGCGGCGAGCATGGCGTGGTCGATCGTCGGATGCCCAGGGCGCAGTACGGTCGGTGGTTGGTGCAGGGTTCGCCACCACAGCACGGACAGGTGCACGATCGGCACCTGCACGAACGCGACGATGCCGAAGACCGCGGACCGGCGGGCGCGCGCCACAGGCTCCACAGTGGCGCGACGTAGTGCCAGGTAGCCGAGGTAGACGAAGAACATGATGGCCGTGGTGACCAACCGCGGATCCCACGTCCACCACACGCCCCA
Coding sequences within it:
- a CDS encoding cytochrome c maturation protein CcmE, with the translated sequence MKRYRLLVIALGGLVLVLLGLLMFGNLNSNLVYYLTPQEALTKKAEFTEGRRFQLGGFVRANSVVRAPDGLRFVVATGTSPESPSIPVLHRGAPAQLFQSGIGVVLEGSWRGARFVSDTMLIKHDENYAPPQSGGEQR
- the ccsA gene encoding cytochrome c biogenesis protein CcsA; protein product: MRLFGHRLSIAAGIAVAMALAAAFTAPPDALQGNLQRLMYVHVPAAWIAFLAFGVTLIGSGLWLWRRDSRHDRLAAASAEVGVFFTGLTLALGSVWGKPVWGVWWTWDPRLVTTAIMFFVYLGYLALRRATVEPVARARRSAVFGIVAFVQVPIVHLSVLWWRTLHQPPTVLRPGHPTIDHAMLAALLLNLLAFTVLFVLLVRARMRLAAAEQEHELRDGERELAGAAVSAPRLKGAQQ